The proteins below come from a single Aegilops tauschii subsp. strangulata cultivar AL8/78 chromosome 6, Aet v6.0, whole genome shotgun sequence genomic window:
- the LOC109756319 gene encoding uncharacterized protein encodes MADAPLYKQHSRYTRELYDVDLHGNHKLHVVCTSKGEDVDKMMSTLRRKLGGMPVKLVGVDVEYTHYVKPERAAVLQLCVEKECLVYHISAAKGRPMELDKFLMNGEYTFVGFTIEGDESKLNLSGLEINSDKYIDIQLEWRDPYNKKKFDSLADVAGRMIDIHYHDMKKIINRKEDHTRWGFCPLPEKLIKYAAIDAFATYESWRIIYDVIMGLDRAKIDKEVKKKKKNKAVIQYIN; translated from the exons ATGGCGGATGCACCCCTATACAAGCAGCACAGCAGGTACACCAGAGAGCTCTACGACGTCGACCTCCACGGCAACCACAAGCTCCACGTCGTTTGCACAAGCAAGGGTGAAGACGTGGACAAGATGATGTCCACGCTCAGGAGGAAGCTCGGCGGAATGCCCGTCAAACTAGTCGGCGTTGATGTCGAGTACACGCACTACGTGAAGCCAGAGCGGGCAGCAGTGCTCCAGCTATGCGTAGAAAAAGAATGCCTTGTCTACCACATCTCTGCAGCTAAAGGCAG GCCAATGgaactagacaaattcctcatgaATGGTGAGTACACCTTCGTCGGATTCACCATTGAAGGAGACGAAAGCAAGCTGAACTTATCTGGATTGGAGATCAACTCCGACAAGTACATTGATATTCAGCTGGAATGGAGAGACCCATACAATAAAAAGAAGTTTGACTCTTTGGCTGATGTTGCCGGCAGGATGATAGACATTCACTACCATGACATGAAGAAAATAATTAACCGCAAGGAGGACCATACTCGGTGGGGATTTTGCCCGCTGCCAGAAAAGCTTATCAAGTATGCAGCAATAGATGCATTCGCAACATATGAGTCATGGAGAATCATATATGATGTCATAATGGGACTGGACAGGGCAAAAATAGACAAAGAagtaaagaagaagaagaagaacaaggctgtaATCCAATACATCAACTAG